GGCTCAAAAAGGTCAGATGAGTCCCTTGTTTGTGATGTGGGTTTGATAACTTGGGAGATGCAGCCATTTCCCCTCCTAACTCTGGTTTTTATCTTGGCAGTACCCCTTTTTGTCCCTGGGATTTTAAAGCAGCCTCACATGGCTGCGGGAGACTTGCCCTTTTCTGTCCATCTTCCTTGATCCACTCCCAAGCAGGGAGGCTGTAGGTTGAGGAAAACCTGGCCTTAATCTGTAGCTTGCTCAGTGGTGAGAATATTTTCTCTAATTTGGCCCATGTCCTCAGCTCTCCAGTTTGCATAATGCCCAACTTGTCATTTTGTCCATATAGCATGGAGGGGCTTCTGGCATGATGGGAGGGGGTGGGTAGGGGACAGGGAAGCATTGTTATTGGACTTGGAAGAAAGCTAGGTCATAGTGGAGAATTTGGCTGTTAAatcaggagaaaggagaaggaaaggctgGGTTTGTGTTTTCTGCAGTGTGGTAATGGAAATTGCTGGGTACCGAATTCTTTCTGAATTAAACTGGGGCCACTTATCACTAAATTTCttagcagtctcacatttcctcttacctccagGACATCTACTTAGTTGTCCCActgtcacctccaacttaacatatccaaacagAACTCGTCTTACCACCTTAACCTTATCCTCATGACCgtatcactgtagacgacaccaccatcctccgtgtctcgcccgtaaccttggcagtaccctcgactcatctctcacattcaactcacatattcaatctgtcatcaaatccagtcatttctaccttcacatctctaaaatccttccttttctCGCCATTCGAACtggtaccacactgatccaagcagttgCCCTAAGCCACCTTGCCTACTCCTCGccaatctccctgcctctccccactcgagttcttcactctgctgcatggatcatttttctaaaaaaaaacattcaatgaaagtctctccactcttcaggaacctccagtggttgcccatccacctccacatcaaacagaaactccttaccattggctttaaagtactcactcagctttccctctcctaccttaccttcctgattttctactgcaactcagcccacccacttcgctcttctaacaccaacctactatctctacttcaatctcatctgtcctACTGCTGACCACTTACCCCTTCCGTCCCCTTTTGGCTTGTTCAGACCACCATTTATGTTCCCACTTcggaagccctcctaaaatcacatctcctttaagaggccttccctaattaaaccctctatttccatcctctccctcctctctgcattgCCTCTTCAATCGGCTCTGTTCCCCCATCCACTCTATGTTTACCCCACGACACTTCTGTGCATGTCCTTACAGATTGCCATTTCCCCGGCTATAATCTGTTAGAATCTATCTCCTTCCCTAGCATAAGGTCCTTGTAGATAGGGGTTGAGTTCacccactcttttgtattatactttccttagcacttattatggtactctgcacacggtaagcatttaatagataccactgattcctCTAAGTGCTGTGAACGAACAATGCAGTGTGAGTGCTGAAGACCGGTAGTAATTTGCCTCATGCCCCGAGTGCTTTCACCACCCAACAGTTGATCATTTTACACCCTGCGCTACTCCTGTGGTTTGCCTCTCAGCGACACCCGAGCTTCATACCCAGGAAACTCCAGCTGCTTAtccagaagaggagccagcagtTCCCCCAGCTGTGGCCCAGAGCAGCAGCGACGAAGAACTCAGAGAGtccacctctccagcccaagAGTTCAGCAAGTTCCAGAAGTCACTCCCCCCAAGATTTCAGCGCCAGCAGCAACAGGTATGAGGGCATTTAAAGGGTGGGCCCAAATCTCCCAATCTCAGAATGATGtttccttctgccccctcctaaCCCAGGCAACATTTCTCGGAGTTTACGGCAGTGAGAATAGCAGTTATAGGGTGCGATTGCGAGGGCAGACTCCACTTACTAAAACCAGGATCCAGAGCTGTGCAGATACACCTGTGAGTGGGTAGTCCAATGGCAAGCGCCTGTCCCCAGTATCTCGTCGGCAGGGGTGAACCAAAGTATCAAGTCTTAGAATTTGCTAATCGCTTGGCTTTGAAACAGGGCTTCTGCTTGACAGCATGGCAACCTTCTATGCTCTttagaaggaggaggatgttAGCTTAGAAAATGAATGAGTGATGGTAAGAGAGTCTTTCTCTTTTCTGTTCTTTATAACTCACAGCCTTTGGAGAGGCCGAAGAACCTGTGATGGAATGAGCACAGCATTGTAGCTCAGAAACTTCCTAACAGGGGCCCGCTCTTTGGCGTCAGAAGCAGTTAATTTGATTGCTGGGCTTTTATAGAGCTCCCATTTAGCTTGGGGAAAAAGTGGTTAATCTCGAAAAACAGCTATCTTGTAATTACATGTAGAGAAGTTATCTAATTACTGATTGGGGTAAGTGTCTTGGGTAACTCCAGTTAAGGGCACAACAATAACAGTTGCTACAGTGAACTTTCCTGattgccccaccctcccccacctaaAAAAAGGCCAACAAATACAGAATGGATGCAGAATAGAAAGCTTTGAGTAACCTAGAAGAATCCAGAGCCCAGACTGTGGTAAAATCCTTCAGGGACACTGTGGGGTataggcagggtatgtgtctaccaactctgttatattgtactgtctcaagtgcttagtacagtgaccagcacacagtaaccacccaataaataagatcgattggtCAATAGGCAAGAAAATCTGATGCACCCATCCTGGAAAAATCTAGACGTGCCCATCTCTCCAGGAAGAAAGTGACTGTGAGCAGGCTGCCCTTAGTACTGTGAAGTGGGCGAAAGTGTCCAGGTTCCTTtaaaggatttatttatttatttatttaatatttggATGCCTGTAATGCATTTCCCACAAAGAGCCCTGGCATATAGTTTGGGAACTCACTAGACTGGCTGGGCAGCCCTTGATGTTTGTGGTTGGGAAGTGGCTTGACTCATGAATGCTGGAGGTGTGTGGAGTGGTTTACAATGTTCTGGGGCAACATGGCCATCCTTGTCTTGGCAACAGGCTTGTTTTATGCAGAGATGATCAACATGAAGGGACAATGTGTGGGTGGGGAGAACCATCTTATAGGAGGAAATCAACTCTCTCCAGCTGATTTTGGCTGCACCTGAACAAGTTCTGGaacacctctgtgcctctgctttAATTAtcgtttttatggtacttgttaagcgcttcctttgtgccaagcactgttctaggtgctgggatagatagaaggtaatgccCCAGCTGTCGTTCTTCTCCCTTGCCGCCTGACAGACATCCACCGAATCCGAAAGCCCACCCCGTCTCGGGAGTGGCGGCCCTAGAGGATACCACTAAGACATGTCTTCACCTCCCCTATCTTCTCTAGGATTGACCGGTCCGGGCTTTGACTCCATTTTTCCTTGTGGTGCTGAGCAGTATTGATTCCTTTACTCTTTGAGAAAGATTGGCGACTGCCAGGCACAGGCAGGCCCAGTGCGCCTGTAAGAGGTGTTTGCTATTCCAGGAATCGTGTGCTTACTCAGTGGTTCTGCTCTTCCGTTTGTCTAGGAGCAGCTGTATAAAATGCAGCATTGGCAGCAGCAACAGGTGTaccccccaccttcccactcccaccctcagCGCACGTTTTACCCAGCCCATCCTCAGATGCTGGGGTTTGATCCCCGTTGGATGATGATGCCCTCCTACATGGATCCTCGCATGACTCCAGCTCGAACCCCCGTCGACTTCTACCCCTCCGCCCTCCACCCTTCAGGTAGGAGACCCGTCGGTGATGCCGCTGCCAAGGCCAAACCCCTTATGTTGAAACTTCATAGGAAATCCCACCTCCATGGGCCCAAGGCTTTTGGCAGAATGATCTTGCAAGGGGTGTAATTGACCCTAGGCCTGCTTTCTCAGGGCGAGAGAGTAATTTGCAGTGGTACTGAAGTGAAAGTTCGGGCAGAGGTCTGGAAGCTCAGGTAAACGGACAGAACCACTTTCCCTTTTGCTCATTTTCTTGTACGGAGGCAGCTCTATTCGGGCTGCTTTATTGGTGAAATTTGGGAGCACTGTGACATCATTTTGGCAGAGACTTGAAGTCCAACACAAAGGCTCTGCCAGGCCCATTGCAAAGTGGTGGAATCAGACTACCCAGCTGATAGCCTGCACCCTTTGTGCTGCCACTAACCTAACATTCTTATATTGGACCAGATTTACTTGTCCAGGTCTGAGGAAGTCTAATAAACCAGTACACCTGGTTCCTCTAAATGGCTGCCGCTGACTGGCAGCCCTCTTCCTCTCttaccccttcctttctctttcccctttccctgatgATTTGTCACAGGTACATTTCTTTTCTGAGATCTTTGGTACAACTATAAGGTGTTACAGGTTCTTTCTGTGCTCTCCAGGAATAATGAAGCCGATAATGGCGCAAGATTCCATAAATGGACCCGGCTGTCGCTCTGAGGAGCAGAACTGTCCGCCCTCCATCCAGCAAGAAAGGAAAGTGGCTCCCATTGATCCGGCCCCTGTGTGGAGCCAGGACGGCTACGCGGCAATGCAGAGCAAGGGGTACTCTCTCCCACACCCAAAACAGAATGAGAGTTTGACAGTGGAGGGAGTTCGTGGCAGGTGAGGGGCAATGTCGTACCGTTGGTTTGCTACTGCCTAGCCTTGGCTGTCTTGGAAGCCCCTGCTTGCTGTTGGCGATGAAGAGTCAGTGGAGGGAGTGGCTGTCCCACGAGACCCTGACTCAGGAGAAAGGCCAAGGTGGTGGGAGGGGCGAGGGGTGTGGTCTGAGTACCCTGAAGGAGTAGAAAGGGGGTTAAAGAGCTGGTGGGCATCTGGGGCATTTTCCTCATTGTTGAATGCTTGTTGGGGAGAGAATTGCACTTCCATTGCGAATGGAGAGCATGGAACAGACCTTGGACTCTGAAGGCTGGGGGAACGATGACTTTAATCCTGCCTCAggctcacagaggagggaacctcacagcttgccctctcctagcGTGGGGTGAGTCGGGGGTGTCGATCACACAGTTGTCAAATTTAGAGAAGGTAGTACCGGTAGCCCGACGGCAATCTGGCACTTTACTCCCCCGGCCCCTGACTCTTCGTGAACGTGTGGAATTCAGTTCGTTTTTTGCACCAGAGCATTTCTCTGGCTCTTCTTTTATCCAGGGTGGAATGTGTCCATCAGGGCCCTTCCTAGTCTTCCTCAGGGTTGTGGACTCTGGGTGCCATTGGCAGATCAGTAGGTCAGCAGGTGTGATGCTTGCAGACCCGCGATCACCTAGTTGGAAATAGAGCATGCATTTTGtgcttgtattttttttctttttctttttcttttttatttttttcgtCCCTTTTTGCCCTAAACTGTGTTCAGCATGGGAACCCGGAGCCAGACTCCAATCACATTGACTGATTTTTCTGGTTCCTTTTCAGGAATGAAAGCTCTTACTCTGCCTCAACTGGAAGGTCAGGGGGCGTAAGTGCCCAGCGCGATCtctttgaggagagaggggatgagTACTTAAATGCTTTTGACAAGAAGGCCCCAGCAGACTTTGACAGCTGTGTACCCTCTCAAAGAATAGGCCAGGAGcttttgtttccaccccaggaaAACGTACAGGAGGCAGGTGGTCCCGGGGGCCAGCATTCAAGCCTCAGGTCCTCCCCGTTGGAGTCTGACTTGGTCCCAGCTGATAAAAAATCAGAGTACAGTGGTTGGGATGTCGGACAGACCCCAAAACCCTCAGACCCAGCCACGACTGTGAGAGAAGAGGCTCCCAGGGATGAGCAGCCCTTTGACTCTGACCcttggaagaaggaaggaggggccaCCAAGCAGCCCGCCCCAGAGTCAGAGTGGACCCCCGAAAACCGAACCACCAGCACCCCACATCAGGAGCAAATGGGAAGGTCCCGGAGATCAGGGCCCATTAAAAAGCCGGTCCTGAAGGCCCTCAaggtagaggagaaagagaaagagctcGAGAAGATTAaactggaaggtggggaggaaagtACCCGTCCCCTGAAAGAGAAGGGGTCTCCCTACAAGGCGGAGAACGAAGAGGGTGATGGCGAAGACCCCAAATCCGCCAGTTCCGCACACTCCCTCCTGGATGAGAAGGATCCCTCCCAAGCCGGCTTTGTCCGGGAGGCCGAGaagtttgaagaggaagagaaggccgAGAGAGTCTGGGAGACCAAGCTCTCAAAGGATTCCAGTGACCTTCCTCCGACCAAGAGGAATAACTGGATATTCATCGATGAGGAGCAAGCCTTTGGGAGGGGTCAGAACAGAGGTCGAGGCCGAGGCTTCAGGGAGTTCACTTTCCGTGGCCGTGGAACCGGCGGGAGCAGTGGCATCGGGAGCCCCAGGGGGGTCTACATCAGCCAAAGAAGTAGCCGCGGGAGGGGTCTCCGGGAGTTCAACCAGATAGATGACTTCCCCCGGGGCAAGCCCAGGCGCCGCATTGCCAGCGAGACCCACAGCGAAGGGTCCGAATACGAAGAGCTCCCCAAGCGGCGTCGGCAGAGGGGCTTGGAGACTGGAAACGAGGGCTCGCTTCTGGAACGAGAGGAGAGTGACCTGAAGAAGGGGGACTTCAAAGATTCCTGGAGATCCAACAAAATCTACTCGGATGACTACAGCAGCCTGGATGCCAAGAACAGGGGCCCCCGAGCTTTCGGGCGGGCGCTGCCCCCAAGGCTGAGCAACTCCGGGTATGGACGGAGAAGCTTTGTGACCAAGGAGTCGCCCCACTGGCAGAGCAGGAGCGGGGGAGCCCCCTGGCAGGATTACGGCAGTGGCATTCCCTCCGATTCGTTTGGGGCCAGGCGAGCAGCCGACCGAGATTACAGCCAAGAATCCTACAAGCATTCCGACTCGTTCATCGGGAGGGGTTTTGAGGAAAGCCACTTGGATGACAAGAGGTCCTTCTTCCAGGATGACTACGCGGCCGACCCAGAAAACATAGAGAACCGGCCTTTTCGGCGACGGCGGCCCCCCCGCCAGGACAAGCCCCCCCGGTTCAGGCGCCTGCGGCAAGAGCGAGAATCCCTGGGCCAGTGGGGCAGTGAGGAAGGGCCAAACTCGCTCTCTGGCCAGTGGCCCGGGAGACCCAAGCTGGCCCCCGGGGAAAAAAGCAGCACAACTGGGAGGAGGTCCCCCGAGTTATCCTATCAGAACTCTTCAGACCACGCCAATGAGGAATGGGAGACAGCCTCCGAGAGCAGCGACTTCagcgagaggagggagaggcgggaaggCGGGGCAGCCGAAGGCGACGCCCAGCTGGACGGCGGCTTGGCCGGAGCCAACTTGGGCGAAAAGAGAGAGTTGGCCAAAAGGAGCTTCTCCAGCCAGAGACCCCTAGTAGACAGGCAGAGCCGCAAGATGGAGCCCGGAGGGTTTGGGGAGAAGTCTGTAAGGACGGGCGGAGGCGGAGCTGTTACCCGCTATGAGAGCCAGCCGAACGGGACGCCTTTGAAAACCAAAaggtaaaaacaaaaatcaaacaaatcctggttctttaagaaaaaaaaaacacaccaaaaaaaccaaCATGTGCTTCGGGCATGCATGTGCCGCCGTATGTCAGATGGCCTGGGCCTGTCTGGAGTTGCGTGCCAGAAGGGTGGACTCCAGTGAGGCCATTGTCCGTGATTTCCTCCATCACCCGCTCTAGCATCGTTTGTCTGCTCCTCTGGCGTATATTattgtggctttaaaaaaaaaccaaaacaccccCGCGCACACCCACTCACCCACACAAatcatcctaatccccctcccgTGGCTCAGGAGGTGGGAGACCGCCACACTTCTGGCGCCTGCACTAGGGGTCCGGCAATCCTACCCAGGGTCCCAAGCCCTGTCAGGGGATCGTTGCAGAGAGGACACGGTTCCCCTGTGCAAGGAACTGATAAGCACCGGCAATTCATCCAGATTTCTCGACTTCAAAGCTTCTTGAGGCCGGCAGCCCTGGCTGGGTGGGGGTTACGCCGGGGTCTTGCCGCACTGAATCGGCCTTTCCAGGAGCAGCCCTGCTTCCTggcagaagggggaaggcagtGCCCCTTCCAGGGATGCCAACTCAGTGTGGCAAGGGCCAGGCGATAATGAAGGCGTCAGGGTCTGTCTCCGCTGTTGCTCTGGGGCCCGGACTGCCTGAAGGCTCTACAAGCACATCTTCTCAGCGGCGGAAGCTTTGAAGTGGACAATCCGTGCTCAGTGACAACGGCTACCTGGTGGTAACCTGCGGGCTGCTCCTTGTTTGAGGAGAGAAAGCAAAGCAGGAAAGCAGGCGGACTGCTGAacgttgctttttttttcccccctctctctccatagAATCGTGGGAATTGAGACATGAAGACCTGTTGGTCACACACCCAATTCACCCCAAAAGGGGAGCCAGTGCAGGATTATTAGGCTTGCAAATGTTTCGTCCAGCATAGGTTGAAGTGTCCTTGATAGTGATGCTCAGGATTGCTTtgtttctctgcccctccctcggtGCGTCTGGCCAGCCCCTCTGGGAGGAGCGGCCTGGAGCGGATGATGGTCGGAATTGCCAGATGGGTCCAGAAAAGACCTCTGCGGTCCTTTGGCCTCAGCACTTCAGCCCCTTCAGACTCTCCTCCTTGCACTACCCTGAATGTGGCAGGCACGCAGTAGAGAGATGAAGCATTTGTCACTAGAGGAACTGGGGGGCAGTGTTGGAgctgaatattttttttccaagtcctGGACCCTGAATAAGTAAAAGTTTGGCAGAAAGAAGTTGTGCCGCTGCATTCTAGTTAAGGTGGCCAAGTGCGCGGGGGCCCATTCTCGTTGTTATCGCACAGGGATCCGATCAGTTACGAAACGAGCGTAAAGGGAAAGTGCTTGCTACCCGCTGGGGCTTtgagaaaatggggaatgagatccAAGGTATAGGTGCTCAGGGTgtgcttttctcttttcctcctgcccaGCTCCTGGGTCTGCATCCCTGCTTAGCAGCTCTGAACCTCTTCCCTCCGCAGGTCTCCTGAAGAAACTCTACCTGGAAGCCTCAGCAGCACTAATGGTGGGAGCGGGCATTCTTCGTACAGCCTAGAGCGGGCTGCTCACGCCACCTCCTCCGACACCACCGAAGCCGCAGGGAAGAAGCCGGAGAAGGACCCCCAGGTGGCCATCCAGCGAGCGGGCGAGAAGGGAGAGGCAATGCCGCAGTTCGACCTGAGTTACGGAAGTAAGTGTATTTCCAGACCCTGTCTCCGAGATCAtcgggggaagagaaaaaagcgTGTGCAGAACAAGGACCAGGTCATCCCAGGCCTGCTGCTGGACTCCCTCTCGGCAACTCCTATCGTGGGAGGTCCGGGCTGATCTCAATTTGATGATGTTTTTTGTGAAGAAGGTGGACCATAAAATACATTGGGGAGTTCCCAGGGAGGATAGATTTCCTCTAGTCACGGTAGCTCTGACCATTGTTTTGGAGCAACTCCAAAAAATGTCAGGATTTCTGGGTTCAGGATGGTGAAATGAGTTTACGTGGTGGAGCTGTGGACGTCTCCTGAAGCACAGTCTCTGGGACCCTGGCACTGCATCTCTCTGGGGTACAAGGGGCGTCAGTTCCCACTTGCCCTTCTGGCTCTCCTTTTCAGGGATGCGGGAACCCCAATCCAcaaccctccccccagctcccataGCCAGGATAGTCTACTGCTGAAGTGGCAAGGAGCTatctgagggaaaggggaaggatttCAAGAGGTGGTGTTATtatcagcaacaataataataataatagtaatgtggtatttaagctcttattatgtgccaagcacttcagtaAGCATTGGgattggtacaagataatcaggtcccacatgggacttacaacctagggagggagaacaggtatcaaattcccattttgcagatgagggaactgaggcacagagaagtgaagtgagttacccaaggtcacccagcaggtttgTGGCATttgtccgactcccaagctcatgctcactcactaggccacgctcttcgTTGGATTTGATTGATGCTGAGTGGGCTGCCAGAACCCTGAGCCTTAATGAACTGAAGCGAGGCTTCCCATTTTGAAATTGGGGTGTTTTATCGACCTTGTCTTCGAATGAGTGgaaagccctctctttcccttgcaTCCTCCACTCAGATGCCATCATTGACAATCGAGTGTCGAGCCCTGGGGAGGAGAGCGAGGTGGGGCCCATTGTGAGCGAAGGCTTCATCGAAGTCCTGACCAAAAAGCAACGCCGCCTATTGGAAGAGGAGCGAAGAAAGAAAGAGCAAGCAGTCCAGGTGAGCAGGGGCAGGGAGCATGGGGACAGGGAGAGCCTGGTTCTGGGGAAAATCAAagcatgaattgtactttccaagtccttagtacagtgctctgcacacagtaagcactcaataaatacgattgaatgaatgaaaacagaagcAGTGGACGGGCCAGATGGTGACTGACTCCCTAGGTTTCACTGAAGTAACGGCTGGAGAAAAGTACAGACAAGGAGCAGGGACATGCAAGACCTGGTTTAGATttttgggggatgggaggaggcgaGAAGAGGATGATGGGGCAAAAGAGACGAGAATGCAGGGGTTTTGgaaaaacctttctcattccctgTGATAGTTCTCAACACTCAATGCCGAGAATTAGTTGAGATTCTGCCTTTCTCACCCTATTGGGTATCTGATTGAGCGCGTGCCAAAATAGAAGAATTGTCGATATTGGGTCAATCCAGCCCAGTGTTTCTTCTCAAATCTAGTGGTTTGCCGTCTTTGAAAGTCATCCTCAGGGTGGATAAGGATGTGTCCTTtggcatccctaacttttcccactGCCTAGCTGTCATGGATCTGTCACGGATGGCTCTGTCTAACCCAACTCATGTCCCCCTTTCCCCTGCATCTAACTTTCCCTCCAGTAAACCATCATGGACCTAGTTTTGGGGAATCCATTTCAGTCCTTGAGCCTACTGCTCTTTTCCTGCCTACACAATTCTCGAGGTGTTTTTGCCACTCACTGTATGCGTGCTTCTTTTTTTGTCGTAACTTACTCCCCCTAAGCTCCAACGGCCGCCCCTAGACCAAACGAAGCTGTTTCAGCCTCAAAAGAACTACAGTTTCGATTGGTGCTTAGGTcttgagagggagaagaaaattgatCTGATTAGGTAAGGTAGAGATGAAAATAAGCAGCACCACCCTTTATTGTTTAAGATCTCGTTGAATGCCTCCAGCACTCCAAGGGTTAGGGACGTCAGGATGGATTCTTGCAGCTCTCAGTCCAAGCTTCTTTGGGCCAAGGTCCCCGTGCTGATTTGTATCGCTTGACTCTTTCCCTCAGGTACCCGCCAAAGGCCGAGGCCTTTCCTCTCGTATTCCTCCTCGGTTTGCCAAGAAGCAGGGCACCATGTGCTTGGAGCAAGGGGATGTTACGGTTTCCGGCAGCAGCCTGGGCACAGAAATCTGGGAGAGTAACAGCCAAGGTGAGACCTCAGGGGCCCTGCGGTCGCCAGTGTGGCACGGAGCCCTCGCCAGGCCCTGTCCGTCTTTAGGCTTTGGCAGATCCCATTCTGAATAAGGAACTCACCGGGTGTCGCGGGCTCATTGGCTGGGCGCGGCCATTTTCAGGCTTCAGGGTGCCTTTTTCCTAGCCAGCCAGACTTAGGGCATCCACTCCTTCCTGGTAGATCCAGGTAGCTGCAGGTCCCCTACCAGCTTCATTTACTCCTGGCAGCCCTTGCGTGAGTCAGCGGAGAACCAGAGGAGAAGTTCAGCTAGTACTTAGCTGATTTAGGGGTCAGTCATTTAAGTGGTCTGCAGGGACAGCTTCTCAGCACCAAAGGCAGCCCTGTGTGGTCACCCATGAGCGCTAGCTGTCTTTTGTTCCCCCACAGTTAGGACTCTGTGGCAGGTCTTTCCTCTGACGAATCATATTTGAGAGATTGTAAAGCACAGACCCCGTTGCCCGGTGGCCCCATCGCACCCTCCCTAACCTCAGCTCCTTTTGGCTTGTAGCACTCCCCGTTCAGTCACCCGGCAGTGATTCCTGGAGCAAAGCCGTCAATGCCTTTAACAGCACCGAGTCCAGCTCTACAGAGGTCAGTGGGCCCGAACTCACTTGGAAGTGCACGGTTCACGTGTTCTCGTAGCCAGCCCAGGCCGCGGCCTCGGTTGCATTTGCTGACTTTCCCCGGGCTTCACCAGCTGTATGTAGACCTGTGTCCCACGGGAGTGGGTGGACACCATCCTGAATCGGGCTCCTGTTCAAAACGGGTCATGCGGGCCTGGTTTGCAGTGGCTCGTGGGCTGCATCTCCTGCATCTAGGCTTGGCGGGGGGTGGGCGatgcaaaaaaaattaaaagaaaaaaccaaaaacctgggCAAAGAGAGGAGATTGCTGAACACGGCAGTTGCCTTTCCCCTGTGGAGACTGGAGTGCAATCTGGTTTGGGTCATAAGTGAAATGAGCTTGGCAGTCTGTCTAGGGGCTCTTGGATGTTTTCCGGGTTTACCAGGCTGCAGCGGGGTTGCCGACTTTGGTGATGCCTGCTCTGGAGATGGCAGAGGGCTGGGCCGATGCACGGCCaggatggggcaggagggggctcATCCGTAAACTGTTCAATTCTCATTTTGATTTCCTTTTTGAGTTTGGTGGCAGGGCGTTTTAACCCATTTCGTGCTTTGCATAGCAGGGTTTTAAAGGCAGCCAGGGGGATAGTGGCATTGACTTGAGCGCGGAGTCTCGGGAATCCTCCGCTACCTCCTCCCAGCGCAGCTCCCCATATGGCACTCTCAAACCAGAGGAGATGAATGGGGCTGGCCTGGTGGAACCCAAGCCCGACTGCCAGAAGGAGCAGGCTCAGAAGCAATCTGATAAAAAGGTAATCTGGACTCGCAGAGCAAACCGATACACTCCtctaccccccaaccccagggcccGGGCTGACGGCGGACTGGGGAAGCTCGTTGTTCTCGGGTCACTTGGAGATTAGAGCTCGGGGTCTTTCTAGTCTGCGGGATCTCAGCCTCTCTGCTTTTCCATTAAGGATTCAGAACAAGGCTCAGGACAGAGCAAGGAGCACAAGCCCGGACCCATCGGCAACGAGCGCTCTCTGAAAAACAGAAAGGGCTCTGAGGGTGCGGAGCGGCTGGAAGGGAATGTCCCGCCCGTTAACGGGGTGGAGATTCACGTGGACTCCGTGCTGCCCGTCCCGCCCATTGAATTTGGAGTCAATCCTAAAGTGaggattttcttttcattttcctttttattcATTTTGGGGTGGGAGCGGAGCGGGCCCGAACTCGTGAGTCTCATGCGAGGTCCCGCGGGCGGGGCTTTCCTCCAGAAGAGGGATCAGTTGAGCAGGACCGGAGAGAGAAGGAGGCTCCCTCAGGATTAGTCAGGTTTGGGTACTACTGGGACCAGGCGCTGTTGAATTGCCTCATAGATTTCATTACTGACACAAACCAGGTTCTCAAGATGACTTGGCTCATGTGTTCGCTGTCTCCATCAGGAAAACTTGCGGTGTGGGAATG
The Ornithorhynchus anatinus isolate Pmale09 chromosome 4, mOrnAna1.pri.v4, whole genome shotgun sequence genome window above contains:
- the PRRC2B gene encoding protein PRRC2B isoform X4 translates to MSDRLGQLTKGKDGKSKYSTLSLFDKYKGKSVEAIRTTVIPRHGLQSLGKVAIARRMPPPANLPSLKSENKGNDPNIIIVPKDGTGWANKQDQPDQKSSSVTASQPQESLPQPGLQKSVSNLQKPTQSISQENTNSVPGGLKSWAQLNGKPAGYEGGSRGSSRLLSFSPEEFPTLKAAGEQDKVGKEKGVLDPSYGPGPSLRPQNVTSWREGGGRNITSASSLTASPSEPGSKNSSTGDGAPSSACTSDSKEPSLRPAQPTRKGASQFMGNVYHPPTYHDMLPAFMCTQQSSEAQGTVERGSFPLPQLRLEPRVPFRQYQMNDQDGKETRMGLSRPTRPVRQQGERAPRPTIINAENLRGLDELDTDADDGWAGLHDEVDYSEKLKFSEDEEEEEALKDGRQKWNNWDPRRQRQLSLSSADSADVKHPVEENKNWGDAVGLSRAIRKVPEPQPPARKPNSWTPAPDYQKPSLGGVLRQQSLEDREEKLPPRQKFVQSEISEAVERARRRREEEERRAREERLAACAAKLKQLDQKCRQAQKASEAQKQVENEESHPPSAEKPPVQENSHPLRRATPELHTQETPAAYPEEEPAVPPAVAQSSSDEELRESTSPAQEFSKFQKSLPPRFQRQQQQEQLYKMQHWQQQQVYPPPSHSHPQRTFYPAHPQMLGFDPRWMMMPSYMDPRMTPARTPVDFYPSALHPSGIMKPIMAQDSINGPGCRSEEQNCPPSIQQERKVAPIDPAPVWSQDGYAAMQSKGYSLPHPKQNESLTVEGVRGRNESSYSASTGRSGGVSAQRDLFEERGDEYLNAFDKKAPADFDSCVPSQRIGQELLFPPQENVQEAGGPGGQHSSLRSSPLESDLVPADKKSEYSGWDVGQTPKPSDPATTVREEAPRDEQPFDSDPWKKEGGATKQPAPESEWTPENRTTSTPHQEQMGRSRRSGPIKKPVLKALKVEEKEKELEKIKLEGGEESTRPLKEKGSPYKAENEEGDGEDPKSASSAHSLLDEKDPSQAGFVREAEKFEEEEKAERVWETKLSKDSSDLPPTKRNNWIFIDEEQAFGRGQNRGRGRGFREFTFRGRGTGGSSGIGSPRGVYISQRSSRGRGLREFNQIDDFPRGKPRRRIASETHSEGSEYEELPKRRRQRGLETGNEGSLLEREESDLKKGDFKDSWRSNKIYSDDYSSLDAKNRGPRAFGRALPPRLSNSGYGRRSFVTKESPHWQSRSGGAPWQDYGSGIPSDSFGARRAADRDYSQESYKHSDSFIGRGFEESHLDDKRSFFQDDYAADPENIENRPFRRRRPPRQDKPPRFRRLRQERESLGQWGSEEGPNSLSGQWPGRPKLAPGEKSSTTGRRSPELSYQNSSDHANEEWETASESSDFSERRERREGGAAEGDAQLDGGLAGANLGEKRELAKRSFSSQRPLVDRQSRKMEPGGFGEKSVRTGGGGAVTRYESQPNGTPLKTKRSPEETLPGSLSSTNGGSGHSSYSLERAAHATSSDTTEAAGKKPEKDPQVAIQRAGEKGEAMPQFDLSYGNAIIDNRVSSPGEESEVGPIVSEGFIEVLTKKQRRLLEEERRKKEQAVQVPAKGRGLSSRIPPRFAKKQGTMCLEQGDVTVSGSSLGTEIWESNSQALPVQSPGSDSWSKAVNAFNSTESSSTEGFKGSQGDSGIDLSAESRESSATSSQRSSPYGTLKPEEMNGAGLVEPKPDCQKEQAQKQSDKKDSEQGSGQSKEHKPGPIGNERSLKNRKGSEGAERLEGNVPPVNGVEIHVDSVLPVPPIEFGVNPKENLRCGNAGRGMDSQYPVCNWEMSSPSAEHRDSDFSLPPGSASGTSANPVAKLQDALASNAGLAQSIPILRRDHHLPRGISLNPMSFPTADLTLKMESARKAWENSPNLPEQSSPGGAGSGIQPPSSVGASNGVNYSSFGGVSMPPMPVASVAPSASIPGNHIPPLYLDGHVFASQPRLVPQTIPQQQSYQQAAAAQQIPISLHTSLQAQAQLGLRGGLPVSQSQEIYSSIPPFRSQVYMHPSLSQPNTMVLAGGTALKPPYSAFPGMQPLEMVKTQSGSPYQPMNGSQALVYEGQIGQAAGMGASQMMDSQLTQLTMPLPGSQLPLPRYGSGQQPLILPQSIQLPQGQNLSVGAPRRILPPGSQPSVLATSRESSQMEMKGFHFTDGKQSIPSGGSVPSPQTYRQSSEWMKINPAWEL